One window of Erinaceus europaeus chromosome 6, mEriEur2.1, whole genome shotgun sequence genomic DNA carries:
- the ASPHD2 gene encoding aspartate beta-hydroxylase domain-containing protein 2 isoform X2 encodes MWPERLAAWSWSLDGLRDGIGSGIQSVRDCDAAALGTVACLLLLFLWYCYHVGREQPRPHPPGMGIGLGIGLGAEAGGLQNGFAYCQSAECVRCGPQDGLNQKLYRGLQEYAKRYSWSGMGRIHKAIREQGRYLAGRASIQKPEVFFLPDLPTAPYFPRDAQKHDVEVLERNFQAILGEFESLYKAFSNCSLPQGWRMNSTASGEWVTFYLVNQGVCVPRNCRRCPRTYRVLGSLRTCIGNNVFGNACLSVLSPGTVVAEHYGPTNIRLRCHLGLKTPSGCELVVGGEPQCWAEGRCLLFDDSFLHTAFHEGSAEEGPRVIFMVDLWHPNVAAAERQALDFIFAPGR; translated from the exons ATGTGGCCAGAACGGCTGGCGGCCTGGAGCTGGTCGCTGGACGGTCTCCGGGACGGCATCGGCTCGGGCATCCAGTCGGTGCGGGATTGTGACGCCGCGGCCCTGGGCACGGTGGCCTGCCTGCTGCTGCTCTTCCTGTGGTACTGCTACCACGTGGGCAGGGAGCAGCCTCGGCCTCACCCGCCGGGCATGGGCATCGGCCTGGGCATCGGCCTGGGCGCCGAGGCCGGCGGGCTGCAGAACGGCTTCGCCTACTGCCAGTCGGCCGAGTGCGTGCGCTGCGGGCCCCAGGACGGCCTGAACCAGAAGCTGTACCGCGGGCTGCAGGAGTACGCCAAGCGCTACTCCTGGTCGGGCATGGGCCGCATCCACAAGGCCATCCGCGAGCAGGGCCGCTACCTGGCCGGCCGCGCCTCCATCCAGAAGCCCGAGGTCTTCTTCCTGCCCGACCTGCCCACGGCGCCCTACTTCCCCCGCGACGCGCAGAAGCACGACGTGGAGGTCCTGGAGCGGAACTTCCAGGCCATCCTGGGCGAGTTCGAGAGCCTGTACAAGGCCTTCTCCAACTGCAGCCTGCCGCAGGGCTGGAGGATGAACAGCACGGCCAGCGGCGAGTGGGTCACCTTCTACCTGGTCAACCAGGGCGTGTGCGTCCCCCGGAACTGCAGGAGGTGCCCGCGGACCTACCGCGTGCTGGGCAGCCTGCGGACCTGCATCGGCAACAACGTCTTCGGCAACGCCTGCCTGTCCGTGCTCAGCCCCGGCACCGTGGTCGCCGAGCACTACGGCCCCACCAACATCCGCCTGCGCTGCCACCTAG GTCTGAAGACCCCCAGTGGCTGCGAGCTGGTGGTGGGGGGCGAACCCCAGTGCTGGGCGGAGGGCCGCTGCCTGCTTTTTGACGACTCTTTCCTGCACACGGCTTTCCACGAAG gctcAGCCGAGGAGGGCCCGCGGGTGATCTTCATGGTGGACCTCTGGCATCCCAACGTGGCAGCCGCTGAACGGCAGGCCCTGGATTTCATCTTTGCCCCAGGACGATGA
- the ASPHD2 gene encoding aspartate beta-hydroxylase domain-containing protein 2 isoform X1 yields MPGVGWASLHNQPQCPDGAPPGGQRPARPCLPGHRRHQKDRGRPSPSAPTPGAPRTADLPSPPSDLLLPPRPPAMWPERLAAWSWSLDGLRDGIGSGIQSVRDCDAAALGTVACLLLLFLWYCYHVGREQPRPHPPGMGIGLGIGLGAEAGGLQNGFAYCQSAECVRCGPQDGLNQKLYRGLQEYAKRYSWSGMGRIHKAIREQGRYLAGRASIQKPEVFFLPDLPTAPYFPRDAQKHDVEVLERNFQAILGEFESLYKAFSNCSLPQGWRMNSTASGEWVTFYLVNQGVCVPRNCRRCPRTYRVLGSLRTCIGNNVFGNACLSVLSPGTVVAEHYGPTNIRLRCHLGLKTPSGCELVVGGEPQCWAEGRCLLFDDSFLHTAFHEGSAEEGPRVIFMVDLWHPNVAAAERQALDFIFAPGR; encoded by the exons ATGCCAGGAGTTG GCTGGGCCTCCCTGCACAACCAGCCCCAGTGCCCTGACGGAGCCCCTCCCGGCGGGCAGCGGCCGGCCCGTCCATGTCTCCCGGGGCATCGGCGGCACCAGAAGGACCGCGGCCGCCCCTCGCCTTCCGCACCGACCCCGGGGGCTCCCCGGACCGCtgacctcccctcacccccctccgACCTCCTGCTCCCGCCGCGCCCGCCCGCGATGTGGCCAGAACGGCTGGCGGCCTGGAGCTGGTCGCTGGACGGTCTCCGGGACGGCATCGGCTCGGGCATCCAGTCGGTGCGGGATTGTGACGCCGCGGCCCTGGGCACGGTGGCCTGCCTGCTGCTGCTCTTCCTGTGGTACTGCTACCACGTGGGCAGGGAGCAGCCTCGGCCTCACCCGCCGGGCATGGGCATCGGCCTGGGCATCGGCCTGGGCGCCGAGGCCGGCGGGCTGCAGAACGGCTTCGCCTACTGCCAGTCGGCCGAGTGCGTGCGCTGCGGGCCCCAGGACGGCCTGAACCAGAAGCTGTACCGCGGGCTGCAGGAGTACGCCAAGCGCTACTCCTGGTCGGGCATGGGCCGCATCCACAAGGCCATCCGCGAGCAGGGCCGCTACCTGGCCGGCCGCGCCTCCATCCAGAAGCCCGAGGTCTTCTTCCTGCCCGACCTGCCCACGGCGCCCTACTTCCCCCGCGACGCGCAGAAGCACGACGTGGAGGTCCTGGAGCGGAACTTCCAGGCCATCCTGGGCGAGTTCGAGAGCCTGTACAAGGCCTTCTCCAACTGCAGCCTGCCGCAGGGCTGGAGGATGAACAGCACGGCCAGCGGCGAGTGGGTCACCTTCTACCTGGTCAACCAGGGCGTGTGCGTCCCCCGGAACTGCAGGAGGTGCCCGCGGACCTACCGCGTGCTGGGCAGCCTGCGGACCTGCATCGGCAACAACGTCTTCGGCAACGCCTGCCTGTCCGTGCTCAGCCCCGGCACCGTGGTCGCCGAGCACTACGGCCCCACCAACATCCGCCTGCGCTGCCACCTAG GTCTGAAGACCCCCAGTGGCTGCGAGCTGGTGGTGGGGGGCGAACCCCAGTGCTGGGCGGAGGGCCGCTGCCTGCTTTTTGACGACTCTTTCCTGCACACGGCTTTCCACGAAG gctcAGCCGAGGAGGGCCCGCGGGTGATCTTCATGGTGGACCTCTGGCATCCCAACGTGGCAGCCGCTGAACGGCAGGCCCTGGATTTCATCTTTGCCCCAGGACGATGA